The genomic stretch TATTCCATAGCGAACACTTTGCCGGTACGGGCAAAACCGGTCTGCACTTCATCGGCAATCAGCAGCATGCCGTACTTGTCGCACAGCTGGCGCACGCCGCTGATGAATTCCGGCGGCGCGACGTTGAAGCCGCCCTCGCCCTGTATCGGCTCCAGCAGAATGGCCGCGACCTGATCGGCGGCGATATCGGTGTGCAGCAGGCGGTCAATGCTCTCCAGCGCCTGTTCCACGGTGATGCCATGCTGGGCATTCGGGTACAGCGCGTGGAAAATGGACCCAGGGAACGGGCCGAAGCCGGTGGAATACGGCGCCACTTTACCGGTCAGCGTCAGGGTCAGCAGCGTACGGCCGTGGAACGCCGCGCCAAACGCGATCACGCCCGGACGTTTGGTATAAGCGCGGGCGATTTTCACCGCATTTTCAACCGCTTCGGCGCCCGTGGTGAAGAAAGCGGTCTTGGCCGGGCCGGCGATCGGCGCCAGCGCGTTCAGGCGTTCCGCCAGCGTCACATAGCTGCCGTAGGGGACGATTTGATACGCGGTATGGGTGAATTTCTCCAGTTGTTCGCGCACCGCCGCCACCAGTTTCGGGTGACGGTGGCCGGTGTTCAGCACCGCAATCCCGGCAGCAAAATCAATATACTCGCGCCCTTCAACATCCCACAGGGTGGCGTTTTCGGCCTTGTCGGCAAAGAAATCGCACATGACGCCCACGCCACGCGGCGTGGCGGCCAAACGACGTTGATTCAATTCGCTGTTACTCATTATTCTGCTCCGATTCGATGAACACACCGCCCGACGGGGGCTGACGATTAACGTTCTGATGTTGCTATTTATCCCCTGCATGGCCCTATAATCCAGAGCCAGTTTTTAATATTTAAAGGATCCACTTTGCGCTCGCTACTGACCGATTTGCTACTACAGGGGCTGGAACAACAGCAGGAAGGCACGCTTAACAAGCGGCTGTACGACACTATCCGGCTGGCGATTCTGACTGGCGACATCACGCCGGGACGGCGGCTGCCCTCGTCCCGCGACCTGGCGCAGCAGCTGTCGCTGTCGCGCAATACGGTGATCGCCGCCTTCGAACAGCTGCTGGCGGAAGGCTATATCGAAACCCGCACCGGCAGCGGCAGTTACGTCACCGAGCAGTTGCCGGACACCCGCCCGCCGGATGTCCGCGACGATACCCAGTCGCCGTTGCGCCCGGTGGTGCAGGAAATTTCCCGGCGCGGCATGCATCTGCTGGGCTACGCCGGCGCGTCGGCGCGCCAGTGGGGCGCGTTTATGCCGGGCATCCCGGATATCGCCAGCTTTCCGCATGACCTGTGGCGGCGGCTGCAAACCCGACTGTCTCGCCGCCTGAAACCGGAACAACTCTCCTACTCGCCGATCGGCGGCTGCCCGGAACTGCAACAGGCGCTGGTGGACTACCTGCGGGTGGCGCGCTCGGTCACCTGTACCCCGGAGCAAATCCTGATTACCGAAGGCACCCATCAGGCGATGGACCTGCTGGCCAAAATGCTGTGCAACCCCGGCGATCTGGCGTGGATTGAAGACCCCTGCTACTGGGGAATGCGCAATGTTTTGACCATCAACGGGTTGCGCGTCGCGCCCATCGAGGTGGATGAGCAAGGGATGGTGCCGCCGGACGACGTCTCGCCCCAATCGGTGCCGCGGCTGATTTGCGTCACCCCGTCGCACCAGTACCCGCTGGGCGCGGTGATGAGCCTGGCGCGCCGCCAGCGTCTGCTGGCGCTGGCGCAGGAACACAGCAGTTGGGTCATCGAAGACGATTACGACAGCGAGTTCCG from Dickeya fangzhongdai encodes the following:
- a CDS encoding PLP-dependent aminotransferase family protein — protein: MRSLLTDLLLQGLEQQQEGTLNKRLYDTIRLAILTGDITPGRRLPSSRDLAQQLSLSRNTVIAAFEQLLAEGYIETRTGSGSYVTEQLPDTRPPDVRDDTQSPLRPVVQEISRRGMHLLGYAGASARQWGAFMPGIPDIASFPHDLWRRLQTRLSRRLKPEQLSYSPIGGCPELQQALVDYLRVARSVTCTPEQILITEGTHQAMDLLAKMLCNPGDLAWIEDPCYWGMRNVLTINGLRVAPIEVDEQGMVPPDDVSPQSVPRLICVTPSHQYPLGAVMSLARRQRLLALAQEHSSWVIEDDYDSEFRFSGSPIPALQGLQTQPPVIYIGTCSKTLYPGLRVSYMVLPPHLARELKTAHAELYRGGHLLTQLTLSQFISEGHYAAHIRRMRLLYARRRALLSELIVQHLGEAYLGYNSNAGLHLILRLPDRIDDVVLSARILQHGVMVKPLSSYYLRPTHQRGLLLGYASVDDAEMVRAFDVILSCLRTLENARA
- a CDS encoding 4-aminobutyrate--2-oxoglutarate transaminase, encoding MSNSELNQRRLAATPRGVGVMCDFFADKAENATLWDVEGREYIDFAAGIAVLNTGHRHPKLVAAVREQLEKFTHTAYQIVPYGSYVTLAERLNALAPIAGPAKTAFFTTGAEAVENAVKIARAYTKRPGVIAFGAAFHGRTLLTLTLTGKVAPYSTGFGPFPGSIFHALYPNAQHGITVEQALESIDRLLHTDIAADQVAAILLEPIQGEGGFNVAPPEFISGVRQLCDKYGMLLIADEVQTGFARTGKVFAMEYYDDKADLITMAKSLGGGFPISGVVGRAEVMDAPGPGGLGGTYAGNPLAVASALAVLDVIEEEQLCQRAQRLGATLVEALERAKAGNAAIVDIRARGSMVAVEFNDPQTGKPSAEITKKYQQAALEQGLLLLTCGTHGNVIRFLYPLTIPDTQFSKALSILSSVLAK